A single genomic interval of Leptospira montravelensis harbors:
- a CDS encoding 7TM-DISM domain-containing protein, translating to MNCIEKCCLFLVLFTIPINCYQKLEGINQNKSYIDLSDTNWENSRPINLSSGWEFYWNQLLDPKDFPVSYPLGDTQIVEFRPWTNLTFSEQKFPSKGFATYRKKIKIQKSFKLKQFSIYFMHLFSASKVYINGELIQEKGKVSTIFADIIPDRTNSTIEFKTDQLELDIVLQIANQDFYQGGPRGEFLIASPSQIHLYKSKNLIVEIFVFGLIFGSVLYHLSFYFINRNQLAFLYFSIVCISFLIRIPFLNSKSHGYFVPIQSFEFQSIWLHYVNIFTFVFSVLFLSELFKSKQYKYIKNFFFVGAIFALFTPFVPKTIQYYLNFLYLVVYLVSFLVFSFFLLYKHKKEAQGLYSMAIALFSLALFCILAISLNFYGVHGGLYLIIGYLFYVIFQTVSLSKFFAYAIESRANIEMALHEESLHALSKQRAEMQLMVHDQLGANLTDLKVYLERKMASMNESVKHTFDLNYIYDRVVSIIQSLRNQLLYIEDQNLIFENFVTGLHLTLLRRYSDVGREFEFTPSSEFSNYFNKIKIIGKNQSYFLNIFYMLYEVCTNDIKYGRGESVWTLDYSNGIFYINQKNLMVLPIQKHSSNFELKSIKKRLTLLNGKLEVQILDETYQLKIQFPT from the coding sequence ATGAATTGTATTGAAAAGTGTTGTCTATTTTTGGTTTTGTTTACGATTCCAATAAATTGTTATCAAAAGTTAGAGGGGATAAATCAAAATAAATCATATATTGATTTATCTGATACAAATTGGGAAAATTCGCGTCCGATTAATTTATCATCTGGATGGGAGTTTTATTGGAACCAACTTTTGGATCCAAAGGATTTTCCTGTAAGCTATCCGTTAGGTGATACTCAAATAGTAGAATTTCGGCCTTGGACCAATTTAACTTTTTCAGAACAAAAGTTCCCTTCAAAAGGTTTTGCTACCTATCGTAAAAAAATAAAAATTCAAAAAAGTTTTAAATTAAAACAGTTTTCTATTTATTTTATGCATTTGTTTTCTGCCTCTAAGGTTTACATCAATGGAGAACTGATTCAGGAGAAAGGAAAAGTTTCCACCATTTTTGCAGACATTATACCTGATAGGACCAATTCAACGATTGAATTTAAAACAGATCAATTGGAATTGGATATTGTATTACAAATTGCGAATCAGGATTTTTATCAAGGTGGACCAAGAGGTGAGTTTTTGATTGCTTCTCCTTCACAAATTCATTTGTATAAAAGTAAGAATCTAATTGTAGAAATTTTTGTATTTGGCCTTATTTTTGGGTCTGTCTTATATCATCTTTCATTTTATTTTATCAATCGTAATCAACTTGCCTTTTTGTATTTTTCCATTGTTTGTATTTCCTTTTTAATTCGTATTCCTTTTCTAAATAGTAAATCGCATGGTTATTTTGTCCCTATACAGAGTTTTGAATTTCAATCTATTTGGCTGCATTATGTAAATATTTTTACATTTGTGTTTTCCGTTTTATTTTTGAGCGAATTGTTTAAGTCAAAACAATACAAATACATAAAAAATTTCTTCTTTGTTGGTGCAATTTTCGCCTTGTTTACTCCATTTGTTCCTAAAACAATTCAATATTATTTAAATTTTCTTTATCTCGTTGTTTATTTGGTATCGTTTTTAGTATTTTCTTTTTTTCTCCTTTATAAACATAAAAAAGAAGCACAAGGGTTATATTCTATGGCCATTGCTCTTTTCTCTCTTGCTTTGTTTTGTATTTTAGCGATATCACTTAATTTTTATGGCGTTCATGGCGGTTTATATTTAATTATTGGATATTTGTTTTATGTAATTTTTCAAACAGTCTCTTTAAGCAAATTTTTTGCTTATGCTATTGAATCTAGAGCAAATATAGAAATGGCCTTACATGAAGAATCATTACATGCATTGTCGAAACAAAGGGCTGAAATGCAATTGATGGTACATGACCAATTAGGAGCGAATTTAACGGATTTAAAAGTATATTTAGAAAGAAAAATGGCAAGTATGAATGAATCAGTAAAACATACTTTTGATCTGAATTATATTTATGATAGAGTAGTCTCAATTATCCAATCTCTTCGGAACCAACTACTTTATATAGAAGATCAAAATTTAATTTTTGAAAACTTTGTCACTGGATTACATTTAACTTTGTTAAGAAGGTATTCTGATGTTGGGAGAGAATTTGAGTTCACACCTTCTTCGGAATTCTCGAATTATTTTAATAAAATCAAAATCATAGGTAAAAACCAAAGTTACTTTTTAAATATATTTTATATGCTATATGAAGTTTGTACAAATGATATCAAATATGGTAGAGGTGAATCAGTTTGGACTTTAGATTATAGTAACGGTATTTTTTATATTAATCAAAAGAATTTAATGGTTCTACCAATTCAAAAGCATAGTTCTAACTTTGAACTTAAAAGTATTAAAAAGCGATTAACATTATTAAATGGCAAATTAGAGGTTCAGATATTGGATGAAACTTACCAATTGAAAATTCAGTTTCCTACTTGA
- a CDS encoding response regulator transcription factor — MSLNNDSITELNRIKIGILENDDFFLEELKNRISELANVSEILSWKTGEMLLRDPKHKSIDILFLDIMLPGINGIEVVKILSEKNENIKVIMLTNMNSDEMIFNSIKNGALGYLLKSELGQIKNIVDVLIGGGAYITPTIALRVFSSFRRPIDKPKVYLTDREKQILELLIKGKTIPLVSKFLDLSEHTVQGYVKSIYRKLQVHNRSELALKVQEYSIL; from the coding sequence ATGTCGCTTAATAATGATAGCATAACCGAACTAAATAGGATTAAAATTGGAATTTTGGAAAATGACGATTTCTTTTTGGAAGAGCTAAAAAATCGTATTTCCGAATTGGCCAATGTATCGGAGATCCTTTCTTGGAAAACGGGTGAGATGCTTTTACGTGATCCCAAACATAAAAGTATCGATATTTTATTTTTAGATATTATGTTGCCTGGTATTAATGGAATCGAAGTAGTTAAAATATTATCAGAAAAAAATGAAAACATAAAAGTCATAATGTTAACCAATATGAATTCCGATGAAATGATTTTTAATTCGATTAAAAATGGGGCACTTGGTTACCTTTTAAAATCAGAGTTAGGGCAAATTAAGAATATTGTTGATGTTTTAATAGGAGGTGGGGCTTATATCACGCCTACCATTGCACTCCGGGTATTTTCTAGTTTTAGGCGTCCAATCGATAAACCAAAAGTATATTTAACAGATCGGGAAAAACAAATTCTTGAATTATTAATCAAAGGAAAGACAATTCCTTTGGTTTCCAAGTTTTTAGACTTGAGTGAGCATACCGTGCAAGGATATGTAAAATCTATCTATCGAAAATTACAGGTTCATAATCGTTCAGAATTAGCACTCAAAGTACAAGAATATTCTATTTTATAA
- a CDS encoding adenylate/guanylate cyclase domain-containing protein: protein MIPIPELSTNPSTIDYMWYKLPWAVPNFFTMVVGLTLTSLGILALKRSENRKLLFSFICFSFSFASLGFVLSLRTLVQDQPTLLFWNRIGYYGVMLLSPSAAYLTYYLTNQSYRYLILSGFLAMFTLTFGYYGLITHYDFTGGWFIYSFGKYPIAEFPLKFWGIVLVINYLFVYTPTSFHYWMKKQEEFESKKFMFLGLHICSFLLITNLLSLVGYPVFPMSSFAFLPLSILGYGIFRSDFLNLNDLLFKQRGLFYFLSGFITTILILMAYLVSLYLYPNDQITAYNRPFFLIPLLSSVVVFALAIYIAGSNPDIKLNMLASISFFLAGAFTIVMVIFKFDLPLIVHRRLEQIFYTLFVFTPGIHLRFCYALFGKKSPKLVRLIDFGSLLLSFIVWTPYFFSGFYEYSFGRMSGGSIGLNAFGFLGMLGMTYFLKDWIHIWKETRNQLASLIVLSLFFGDFLIFLNLPATMGIPLYSIGELQFIPALLISIFIIKLGAIPTSGQATLIGNRVSLMILFFVPVSMSFYVLNLKETFPLGVAVYHALFVASPIALAFYLVSFVFLRSTAVKLDETMFALAEEKVKADNALIQSEEAKKEIEAINQLTNLINSESELPKIISAIAQYVNQKYGILASWLFLLDENQVEIKSVHAEAFIDTSDKQRAFVHNLRIPLNESGGIAYLVWKRKKSMLLPQTKRFEFEIDKRIGDEVHATSFLHVPLVLKNETIGLIMFSNFLERLDLTKSQARSIEHLCAQVASVIQRVHLLRQTEKQKKDILALNGFIKDINEKMDIHLIMKKIHNYVKTNFGIMYYSLLVADGEKKYLRFMEMEVPEYVTEFQKKRIYEMRVPLKGAAGGHQMALRKKKPIYIPNDLGKMERLLSEDEKWVIDVCKITSFLFIPMILNGEVVGLLDLSNSDKSMDLTDEDISKLSILGEQLAGIIYGSALFQELEISRNIAEEERRKNEKLLLNILPVDIAEELKEKGATEPILYENVSVMFTDFKGFTQIAEVLTPQELIRDLDACFVQFDKITERYKLEKLKTIGDSYMCAGGIPKRNQTHAIDSVLAALEIQAFMNLMKQIKADQGLPFWELRLGIHSGPLVAGVIGEKKFAYDVWGDTVNTASRMESSGTPGKINVSGETYGMIKDVFECEYRGKINAKNKGEVEMFYVLGLKTEFSISEDKRTPNENFWKYYETLAGTREHVA from the coding sequence ATGATTCCTATTCCTGAACTTTCGACCAATCCGTCGACAATCGATTATATGTGGTACAAACTCCCTTGGGCAGTACCGAATTTTTTTACAATGGTTGTTGGATTGACACTCACATCTCTTGGAATTCTCGCCCTCAAAAGATCTGAGAATCGCAAACTTTTGTTTAGTTTTATTTGTTTTTCTTTTTCATTTGCTTCACTTGGATTTGTTTTATCATTACGTACGTTAGTCCAAGACCAACCAACTTTGTTGTTTTGGAATCGTATTGGATACTATGGAGTTATGTTATTATCTCCGTCAGCTGCATATTTAACCTATTATTTAACGAACCAATCCTATCGATATTTGATCCTTTCTGGTTTTTTGGCTATGTTTACACTAACATTTGGGTATTACGGACTGATTACCCATTACGATTTTACAGGTGGTTGGTTTATTTATTCGTTTGGCAAGTATCCAATTGCGGAATTCCCACTTAAATTCTGGGGTATTGTTTTGGTCATTAACTACCTGTTTGTTTATACACCTACCTCGTTTCATTATTGGATGAAGAAACAAGAAGAGTTTGAATCAAAAAAGTTTATGTTTTTAGGGCTTCATATATGTAGTTTTCTTTTGATTACAAATTTGTTAAGTTTAGTTGGATATCCAGTATTTCCAATGAGTAGTTTTGCATTTCTTCCATTATCAATTCTCGGGTATGGAATCTTTAGGTCAGACTTTTTGAATCTAAATGATCTATTATTCAAACAAAGGGGATTGTTCTACTTTTTATCGGGATTTATCACAACGATTTTAATCCTGATGGCATATTTAGTTTCATTATATCTTTATCCAAATGACCAGATAACAGCATATAATCGACCTTTTTTTTTAATCCCACTTCTCTCTAGTGTTGTGGTATTTGCTTTGGCTATTTATATTGCAGGAAGTAATCCTGATATTAAATTAAACATGTTAGCATCCATCTCATTTTTTTTAGCAGGTGCTTTTACTATTGTTATGGTTATTTTTAAATTTGACTTACCGTTAATTGTGCATAGGCGGTTGGAACAAATTTTTTATACTTTATTTGTTTTCACTCCAGGAATCCATTTGCGATTCTGTTATGCGTTATTTGGTAAAAAATCTCCCAAACTTGTCCGACTTATTGATTTTGGATCGCTACTTTTATCCTTTATCGTTTGGACTCCTTATTTTTTCAGCGGATTCTATGAATACTCTTTTGGTAGGATGTCAGGAGGAAGCATTGGTCTAAATGCATTTGGTTTTCTAGGTATGTTAGGGATGACATATTTTTTAAAAGATTGGATTCATATATGGAAAGAAACACGTAATCAATTGGCCAGTCTCATAGTGCTTTCGTTATTTTTCGGTGACTTTCTTATTTTTCTCAATTTGCCGGCCACAATGGGAATTCCGTTGTACTCAATTGGTGAATTACAATTCATTCCAGCTCTTTTGATTTCAATTTTTATCATCAAACTGGGAGCCATACCTACCTCGGGACAAGCCACTTTGATTGGAAATCGTGTTTCTTTAATGATCCTATTTTTTGTCCCAGTTTCGATGTCCTTTTATGTTTTAAATTTAAAGGAAACTTTTCCACTAGGTGTTGCAGTATATCACGCGTTATTTGTGGCATCTCCAATCGCATTGGCTTTTTACCTTGTATCGTTTGTATTTTTACGATCTACTGCGGTGAAGTTAGACGAAACGATGTTTGCATTGGCCGAAGAAAAAGTGAAAGCAGATAATGCTCTTATCCAATCAGAAGAAGCCAAAAAAGAAATTGAAGCCATCAATCAATTAACTAATTTAATTAATTCTGAATCTGAATTACCAAAAATCATCAGTGCCATTGCCCAGTATGTGAATCAAAAATATGGCATTTTAGCTTCTTGGTTATTTTTATTAGATGAAAACCAAGTAGAAATAAAAAGTGTACATGCCGAGGCTTTTATTGATACCTCGGATAAACAAAGGGCATTTGTTCATAATTTACGGATTCCTTTGAATGAATCAGGAGGAATCGCCTATTTAGTTTGGAAACGAAAAAAAAGTATGTTACTGCCTCAAACCAAACGATTTGAATTTGAGATTGATAAACGAATCGGCGATGAAGTTCATGCTACCTCGTTTTTGCATGTGCCATTGGTTTTAAAAAATGAAACCATAGGTCTGATTATGTTTTCAAATTTTCTAGAGCGATTGGATTTAACAAAGTCACAAGCGAGGTCCATTGAACATCTTTGTGCACAAGTTGCAAGTGTTATTCAAAGAGTCCACCTCCTAAGGCAAACTGAAAAACAAAAAAAGGATATCCTTGCCTTGAATGGATTTATCAAAGATATCAATGAAAAAATGGATATTCATTTGATCATGAAAAAAATACATAATTATGTAAAAACAAATTTTGGGATTATGTATTATTCATTGTTAGTTGCTGATGGAGAGAAAAAATACTTACGATTTATGGAGATGGAAGTTCCTGAATATGTCACTGAATTCCAGAAAAAAAGAATCTATGAAATGAGAGTGCCACTAAAGGGCGCAGCAGGAGGCCACCAGATGGCACTCCGTAAAAAAAAGCCAATTTATATACCAAATGATTTGGGAAAGATGGAAAGATTGCTTTCTGAAGATGAAAAATGGGTGATTGATGTTTGTAAAATCACATCATTTCTTTTTATCCCAATGATATTAAATGGCGAGGTAGTCGGATTACTTGATTTATCTAATTCAGACAAATCGATGGATTTAACTGATGAAGATATTTCAAAACTATCTATCTTGGGAGAACAATTAGCAGGAATTATTTATGGTTCTGCTTTATTCCAAGAACTAGAGATTTCTAGAAATATTGCCGAGGAAGAGAGACGGAAAAATGAGAAACTTTTACTTAATATTTTGCCTGTTGATATTGCAGAGGAGCTAAAGGAAAAAGGTGCCACAGAACCAATATTATACGAAAATGTGAGTGTTATGTTTACCGACTTTAAAGGGTTTACACAAATCGCAGAAGTTTTAACGCCACAAGAACTGATCCGAGATTTGGATGCTTGTTTTGTTCAGTTTGATAAAATTACAGAAAGATACAAACTGGAAAAACTAAAAACCATTGGGGATAGTTATATGTGTGCAGGTGGAATCCCAAAACGAAACCAAACACATGCTATCGATTCAGTTCTTGCTGCTTTGGAAATTCAGGCCTTTATGAATCTAATGAAACAAATCAAAGCGGACCAGGGATTGCCATTTTGGGAGTTACGCTTAGGAATTCATTCAGGTCCCTTAGTTGCAGGTGTCATTGGAGAAAAGAAATTTGCCTATGATGTTTGGGGGGATACTGTGAACACTGCATCTAGAATGGAATCGTCGGGAACTCCGGGCAAAATCAATGTTAGTGGTGAAACATATGGTATGATTAAAGATGTTTTTGAATGCGAATACAGGGGAAAAATTAATGCCAAAAACAAAGGAGAAGTGGAAATGTTCTATGTTTTGGGTTTGAAAACGGAATTTTCCATATCAGAAGATAAACGGACTCCCAATGAAAATTTTTGGAAATACTATGAAACGTTAGCAGGAACCAGGGAACATGTCGCTTAA
- a CDS encoding alpha/beta fold hydrolase: MKTFILLHGSYHGAWNWHKIMPILQKQGYRVISIDMPGHGLDRKNLNSVTLSDYVNKTVEVIQAVEGKVILLAHSRNGIVISKVAETIPEKIEKLIYLASYLIPNGKCMMEYALLDRKSLVIQNTVPKISVKIVSLLIKNYNGYKKTLIDLFLPKIYRTHRLSQHIFQEALYHDCPLEITELANVLLTPEPNLGGFEKLKLTEERYGKIPKIYIECLQDRAVTLFLQRKMQKDSPCDRVSQIDSSHSPFFSKPEKLCEILNEIARE, encoded by the coding sequence ATGAAAACATTTATTTTACTACATGGTTCTTACCACGGCGCTTGGAATTGGCATAAAATAATGCCGATATTACAAAAACAAGGATACCGAGTGATAAGCATAGATATGCCAGGACATGGACTAGACAGAAAGAATTTAAATTCAGTAACACTTAGTGACTATGTAAACAAAACAGTAGAGGTGATTCAAGCGGTCGAAGGCAAAGTGATTTTACTTGCACACAGTCGTAATGGAATTGTAATTTCTAAAGTAGCTGAAACGATTCCGGAAAAAATTGAGAAATTAATTTACCTCGCATCCTACTTAATCCCGAACGGAAAGTGTATGATGGAATATGCACTCCTTGATCGGAAGTCATTAGTGATTCAAAACACAGTTCCCAAAATATCCGTAAAAATAGTGAGTCTATTGATTAAAAATTATAATGGATATAAAAAAACATTGATCGATCTTTTTTTACCAAAAATTTACAGAACCCATCGTTTGAGCCAACATATATTCCAAGAAGCACTCTATCATGATTGCCCCCTTGAGATCACTGAGTTAGCCAATGTTTTACTCACACCAGAACCAAACTTAGGTGGATTTGAAAAACTGAAATTAACTGAAGAACGTTACGGTAAAATTCCGAAGATATACATCGAATGTTTGCAAGATCGAGCTGTTACACTATTTCTTCAAAGGAAGATGCAAAAAGATTCTCCCTGTGATCGGGTTTCCCAAATTGATTCCAGCCATTCTCCTTTTTTTAGCAAACCAGAAAAATTATGTGAAATATTGAACGAAATAGCGAGAGAGTAA
- a CDS encoding ankyrin repeat domain-containing protein, which translates to MNPDKNLPEMNPFRGGLISIIRLFTPPVLAFLLIVIVRFLSSDVSWKRNLLAVSFLCYYIAVSVLGTLRAASSVEDILGEEDVVEEKTARMRRARHSIRVFFSLWLVGGVAILVGLYVGMSKNRWDMPIPLPSFQILSSVIWAILSSFLLQLMSFHRGLLLRKGGTTKGYIAQSITIYGFLILIFPIYFVLYAGNGKIVNIPYLVAFTLPTNVILIYLIIKKYKSVVHLLGENSIFFIHPDTKYAAKRALGTFLLVFVLISLFFLDYTRRKKLLWIYAARENHILFFDVLRLTGVDVNEVDEHKYTPLFWAIQGGALPFVKSITSDGANLETRNEFGQTPLILAVLLQNESIVKELVSLGSDTNQADSLEGQTPLILAARDGNYEITSFLLEKNANPLLKNKKGKTALDLARENGHLKIVELLKNR; encoded by the coding sequence ATGAATCCGGACAAAAACCTTCCAGAGATGAATCCTTTTCGTGGTGGACTGATTTCAATCATTCGTTTGTTTACTCCGCCAGTTTTGGCATTTCTTTTGATTGTTATTGTTCGTTTTCTTTCTAGTGATGTTTCCTGGAAACGGAACCTCTTAGCAGTTTCTTTTCTATGTTATTACATTGCCGTCTCAGTATTGGGAACGTTACGTGCTGCTTCTTCTGTAGAAGACATTCTTGGTGAAGAAGATGTTGTAGAAGAAAAAACTGCAAGAATGAGAAGAGCTAGGCATTCAATTCGGGTATTCTTTTCGCTTTGGCTTGTTGGTGGGGTTGCGATCCTTGTTGGACTTTACGTTGGTATGAGTAAAAACCGTTGGGATATGCCCATTCCTCTTCCATCTTTTCAGATTCTAAGCTCTGTGATTTGGGCCATTCTTTCTTCTTTTCTGTTACAACTTATGAGCTTTCATAGAGGGCTTTTGCTTAGAAAAGGTGGCACAACAAAAGGATACATAGCTCAGAGTATAACAATTTATGGATTCCTCATCCTTATTTTTCCTATTTATTTTGTTTTATATGCTGGGAATGGCAAAATTGTCAACATCCCTTATCTTGTTGCTTTTACGCTTCCCACTAATGTTATTTTAATATATTTGATTATTAAAAAATACAAATCTGTGGTTCATCTTTTGGGAGAAAATTCTATTTTTTTCATTCATCCCGATACCAAATATGCGGCTAAACGTGCCTTGGGGACTTTTCTATTAGTATTTGTTTTGATAAGTTTGTTTTTTTTGGACTATACTAGAAGAAAAAAATTGCTTTGGATTTACGCCGCAAGAGAAAACCATATTTTATTTTTTGATGTTCTCCGTTTAACAGGTGTCGATGTTAATGAAGTTGATGAACATAAATATACTCCGCTTTTTTGGGCGATTCAAGGAGGGGCACTTCCATTTGTAAAATCGATAACAAGTGATGGTGCAAATTTGGAAACGCGAAATGAATTTGGACAAACTCCTTTGATTTTAGCTGTTTTATTACAAAATGAATCGATTGTGAAAGAACTGGTTTCTTTGGGCTCTGATACCAACCAAGCTGATTCATTGGAAGGCCAAACTCCATTGATATTAGCAGCAAGAGATGGAAATTATGAAATCACTTCCTTCTTATTAGAAAAAAATGCCAATCCATTGTTAAAAAATAAAAAGGGAAAAACTGCTTTGGATTTGGCTCGAGAAAATGGCCATCTTAAAATTGTTGAGTTGTTAAAGAACCGATAG
- a CDS encoding parallel beta-helix domain-containing protein, with amino-acid sequence MSFKKPYLFSNITKNQNVEKKILRWFVILTIIFSAVPVFSRTLEVREGESIQKAIDSLEKGDTVKVFPGIYHEFVFVDKTHFTLSGVIVNGKWPVLDGLGKLNDGVIGSGANFLIENFHIKNYKANGVMTQGAGNITMRKLIVENTGIYGIYPTMGTNVIVEDTVSLGIADAAIYIGMCHNVDVRRNEVYGSVIGIEIENSTNVLIEGNTVYDNSAGIVAFALPGLPLKKVENVIIRKNFIFDNNHRNFAEPGALVAGVPPGIGIGVMAGDEVTIEGNIIRRNSFAGIGIGDNNLLPNSKSPDPDVEPNPDRNKVLENVFIDNGKRKWNDIISWLFYVIRVIFSGNPIPESPNGGKVGIFPEGFDVVASGKGKDNCLSSPDSVTKIGTSDYGICNPIDNTEKIKTMIGDPKLGEAKSDARELGKQVFGAVCSGCHSMTLRTVGPPIKEIQEKYKKDVYGVVSFASMPKKVREGFIEMPSQKYLGNEKLTAVANYILNLKDEGAKGVVK; translated from the coding sequence ATGAGTTTTAAAAAACCATATTTATTCAGTAATATAACAAAAAATCAAAACGTGGAAAAGAAAATTCTCCGTTGGTTTGTTATTCTAACGATTATTTTTTCTGCTGTTCCTGTTTTTTCACGCACCTTGGAAGTAAGAGAAGGTGAGTCCATACAAAAAGCCATCGATTCATTAGAAAAGGGAGATACTGTAAAAGTGTTCCCTGGAATTTATCACGAATTTGTGTTTGTGGATAAAACACATTTTACTTTGTCTGGTGTGATCGTCAATGGCAAGTGGCCCGTGTTAGATGGCCTGGGAAAGTTAAATGACGGTGTGATTGGCTCTGGTGCCAATTTTTTAATCGAAAATTTCCACATAAAAAATTATAAGGCGAATGGAGTGATGACCCAAGGTGCTGGTAATATTACCATGCGCAAACTCATTGTCGAAAATACAGGGATTTATGGAATTTATCCTACTATGGGAACAAACGTAATTGTTGAGGATACCGTTAGTTTGGGAATTGCTGATGCAGCGATTTATATTGGGATGTGTCATAACGTTGATGTTAGGCGAAATGAAGTGTATGGAAGTGTTATTGGAATCGAAATAGAAAACTCAACGAATGTATTGATTGAAGGTAATACAGTTTACGATAATTCCGCTGGGATTGTTGCTTTTGCGTTACCAGGGCTTCCATTGAAGAAAGTTGAAAATGTAATCATTAGAAAGAATTTTATATTTGATAATAATCATCGAAATTTTGCTGAACCAGGTGCATTAGTTGCGGGAGTACCTCCAGGGATAGGCATTGGTGTGATGGCAGGGGATGAAGTGACCATTGAAGGGAATATCATCCGTAGAAATAGTTTTGCAGGAATTGGAATTGGTGATAACAACTTACTTCCCAATTCAAAATCACCGGATCCAGATGTAGAACCAAATCCAGATCGTAATAAAGTATTAGAAAATGTTTTTATCGATAATGGAAAACGAAAGTGGAATGATATTATCTCTTGGCTTTTTTATGTGATCAGGGTAATCTTTTCTGGGAATCCCATTCCAGAATCACCTAACGGTGGGAAGGTTGGAATTTTCCCAGAAGGATTCGATGTCGTAGCCTCGGGAAAAGGAAAAGATAATTGTTTATCTTCTCCCGATTCCGTTACAAAAATTGGAACCAGTGATTATGGGATTTGTAATCCTATAGATAATACTGAAAAAATAAAAACTATGATTGGTGACCCAAAATTAGGGGAAGCAAAATCAGATGCTCGTGAGCTTGGTAAACAGGTGTTTGGTGCTGTTTGTTCTGGATGTCATTCCATGACTCTTCGAACTGTTGGTCCTCCCATTAAAGAAATTCAAGAGAAATATAAGAAGGACGTTTACGGTGTAGTTTCCTTTGCTTCTATGCCCAAAAAAGTGAGAGAGGGATTTATTGAAATGCCTTCGCAAAAATATTTAGGAAATGAGAAATTAACAGCGGTTGCAAATTATATTTTGAATTTGAAAGACGAAGGTGCCAAAGGGGTGGTAAAATAA